The Pseudomonas chlororaphis subsp. piscium genome contains the following window.
GTCGAGCAGGGCGCCAGCGAGGAATGGCGCGCCGGACTCGTCCAGGGCTTTCTCGTTGAACGCCAGGCCGCGCGGGGTGTGACAGCTGCCGCAGTGGCCCGGTCCCTGGACGATGTAGGCGCCGCGGTTCCACAGCGCGTCCTCGGCGGGCTTGGCCGCGTAGGGCGTGCTCGGGGCGAACAGACCGTTCCACAGCGCGATGGGCCAGCGCATATTGAGCGGCCAGGGAATATCGCTGGGGACGTTGGGCTGGTTGGCCGGTTGCACGCCTTTCATGAAGAACGCGTACAGCGCGCGCATGTCATCGTCGCTGAGCTTGACGTAGGACGGGTAGGGCATGGCCGGGTAGAGCCGCCGGCCGCCCGGCGCGACGCCATGGCGCACGGCGCGGTCGAAGTCGGCCAGGCTGTAGGCGCCGATGCCGGTGTCCCGGTCGGGGGTGACGTTGGTGGCGTGGATGGCCCCCAGCGGCGTGGCCATTTCCAGGCCGCCGGCGAAGGGCGTCTTGCCTGGCAGGCTGTGGCAGGCCACGCAGTCGCTGACCCGGGCGACGTACTCGCCGCGGCTCACCAGTGCGGGGTTGAAGCTGCTCGCTGCGGCCTGTTCCTGTTCAAAGGGCGAGGCAGGCTGGCGGGTCACATACCAGGCCAGCAGGCCTGCCGCGACCAGGCACGGCAAGGCCAGCCAGCCTGCGGTTCTTGCGAATCGGCTGTTATTCATGTGCAGTCCTTGTCGGTTAGCTGAAGGTGTATCGGCTCAATGGCAGGCTACGGATGCGCTGGCCGGTCAGCCGCGCCACCGCGTTGGCCACCGCCGGCGCCACTGCGGGGAGCGGTGGCTCGCCGATGCCGCCCATCTTTTCGCCACTCTCGACTATCCGCACATGCACCCGCGCCATGCGTGAAAGGGGCAGGATCGGGTACAGGTCGTAGTTGCGCGCCCGTGGCTTGCCGTCCACGTAGACAGCTTCCTCCAGCAATGTCTGGGACAACCCCAGGGCCACGGCGCCATTGACCTGGGCCTCGACTATCGCCGGGTTGACGATGCTGCCCGGGTCGA
Protein-coding sequences here:
- a CDS encoding c-type cytochrome; this encodes MNNSRFARTAGWLALPCLVAAGLLAWYVTRQPASPFEQEQAAASSFNPALVSRGEYVARVSDCVACHSLPGKTPFAGGLEMATPLGAIHATNVTPDRDTGIGAYSLADFDRAVRHGVAPGGRRLYPAMPYPSYVKLSDDDMRALYAFFMKGVQPANQPNVPSDIPWPLNMRWPIALWNGLFAPSTPYAAKPAEDALWNRGAYIVQGPGHCGSCHTPRGLAFNEKALDESGAPFLAGALLDGWYAPSLRQDPNTGLGRWSEPEIVQFLKTGRNKHAVVYGSMTEAFNNSTQFMADEDLAAIARYLKSLPGDPQRDGTPWQYQAVSAATRVDSPGAHTYVTRCASCHGLDGQGQAEWMPPLAGATSALAKENASAINITLNGSQRIVSAGVPDAYRMPAFREQLSDREIAEVLTFVRGTWGNQGSAVDAQAVGKLRGHTDPASSSPIVLHMR